Proteins found in one Litorihabitans aurantiacus genomic segment:
- a CDS encoding GH39 family glycosyl hydrolase yields MTVVVPTLPTGTLPPAWRACVGTGRTREVLHADYRDSLALVQREIGFGAVRAHGILHDDMGLVRRHGHDGEAATRYAFGYLDLVIDTWLEAGVDPFLELGFMPQDLASGTDTVFWWQGNITPPSDPRAWADLVRALLRHLIARYGIERVRTWPVEVWNEPNLPVFWSGSEADYHDLYEVTAHAVKEVDAEIAVGGPAISPGADDWLPRFADVVERRGIPCDFVSKHAYTTGPAQHVPFGTYQTLRGPEQLLAQLATPRTLLAGTALAGLPVHITEFSSSYRPDNPIHDTAYQAAYLAPVLAAGGDVVDSLSYWTLCDVFEEVGIPTAPLHGGFGLLGHRQLRKPAFHLYAFMARLGTEVLARGRTTSSRVTPTAGSPRCCGSRSTPRRSRRQGTGSAWTSRWPGQRPGRRSSRRGVGRGASRRRRARQRPHRLAGHGLAPRADLQSHRRPARGVRTGVRRPRRPRARGPRAPRRRARPARRRAGRGLSHRPAARPVARRRAAARARPGRAGGTVSAVTPGASRGATGAEEVGRGPLSRVAAVVYRHVTLTALIALTTLPGAALAFALHRDASNIPLYVLALVPLAPALSAGLYAQRSWERDDDQRPALPFWRGYRRNLGDVLRWWLPVLAVGTVLAVNLAGARAVPGGAALVPLTLVLLVVLVLVCAHLLVITSVLRFRTRDAVRIALGGLARHWRFAVAVLCLLLVAAALVATTWDAALVLASGVLLAMLRPFTRPVVDDVTERFTARA; encoded by the coding sequence ATGACCGTCGTCGTCCCCACCCTCCCCACCGGCACGCTCCCGCCCGCCTGGCGCGCGTGCGTCGGCACGGGGCGCACGCGCGAGGTGCTGCACGCCGACTACCGCGACTCCCTCGCGCTCGTGCAGCGCGAGATCGGTTTCGGCGCCGTGCGGGCCCACGGGATCCTGCACGACGACATGGGTCTGGTGCGCCGCCACGGCCACGACGGCGAGGCCGCCACCCGGTACGCGTTCGGCTACCTCGACCTCGTGATCGACACCTGGCTCGAGGCGGGCGTCGACCCGTTCCTCGAGCTCGGGTTCATGCCGCAGGACCTCGCCTCGGGGACCGACACGGTCTTCTGGTGGCAGGGCAACATCACCCCGCCGAGCGATCCGCGCGCGTGGGCCGACCTCGTGCGGGCGCTGCTGCGCCACCTGATCGCCCGCTACGGGATCGAGCGCGTGCGCACCTGGCCCGTGGAGGTCTGGAACGAACCGAACCTGCCGGTGTTCTGGAGCGGGAGCGAGGCGGACTACCACGACCTGTACGAGGTCACGGCGCACGCGGTGAAGGAGGTCGACGCCGAGATCGCCGTGGGCGGTCCGGCGATCTCGCCCGGCGCCGACGACTGGCTGCCGAGGTTCGCCGACGTCGTCGAGCGCCGCGGCATCCCGTGCGACTTCGTCAGCAAGCACGCCTACACGACCGGCCCGGCGCAGCACGTGCCGTTCGGCACCTACCAGACGCTGCGCGGACCGGAGCAGCTCCTGGCCCAGCTCGCGACGCCGCGCACGCTCCTGGCCGGCACGGCCCTGGCCGGCCTCCCGGTGCACATCACCGAGTTCTCCTCCTCCTACCGCCCCGACAACCCGATCCACGACACCGCGTACCAGGCCGCGTACCTCGCTCCCGTGCTCGCCGCCGGCGGCGACGTCGTCGACTCGCTGTCCTACTGGACGCTGTGCGACGTCTTCGAGGAGGTCGGCATCCCCACGGCGCCGCTGCACGGCGGGTTCGGGCTGCTCGGCCACCGGCAGCTGCGCAAGCCGGCGTTCCACCTCTACGCCTTCATGGCGCGGCTCGGCACCGAGGTGCTGGCGCGGGGGAGGACCACCTCGTCACGCGTCACCCCGACGGCAGGATCGCCGCGCTGCTGTGGCAGCCGGTCGACCCCGAGGCGCTCGCGACGGCAGGGCACCGGGTCCGCCTGGACGTCCCGGTGGCCGGGGCAGAGGCCGGGGAGGCGGTCGAGTCGGCGAGGCGTGGGTCGCGGAGCGTCACGTCGACGCCGAGCGCGGCAACGTCCGCACCGCCTGGCAGGCCATGGGCTCGCCCCTCGCGCCGACCTCCAGAGCCACCGACGACCTGCACGCGGCGTCCGAACCGGCGTTCGTCGGCCGCGCCGTCCCCGTGCGCGAGGGCCGCGTGCACCTCGACGTCGCGCTCGGCCGGCACGGCGTCGCGCTGGTCGAGGTCTCTCCCACCGACCCGCAGCACGCCCCGTGGCTCGACGACGCGCGGCTGCTCGGGCTCGACCCGGCCGGGCAGGTGGCACGGTGAGCGCCGTGACACCCGGTGCTTCGCGCGGTGCGACGGGCGCCGAGGAGGTCGGCCGCGGTCCGCTGTCCCGCGTCGCGGCCGTGGTCTACCGCCACGTCACCCTCACCGCGCTGATCGCGCTCACCACACTGCCGGGCGCCGCCCTCGCGTTCGCGCTCCACCGCGACGCCTCCAACATCCCGCTGTACGTGCTCGCGCTCGTGCCGCTCGCCCCGGCGCTCTCGGCGGGGCTGTACGCGCAGCGGTCCTGGGAGCGCGACGACGACCAGCGGCCCGCGCTGCCGTTCTGGCGGGGCTACCGCCGCAACCTCGGGGACGTGCTGCGGTGGTGGCTGCCGGTCCTCGCCGTCGGCACGGTCCTCGCCGTCAACCTCGCCGGCGCGCGAGCGGTGCCCGGGGGTGCGGCACTCGTGCCGCTCACCCTCGTGCTGCTGGTCGTGCTCGTCCTGGTCTGCGCGCACCTGCTCGTGATCACGTCCGTGCTGCGCTTCCGCACGCGGGACGCCGTGCGCATCGCGCTCGGCGGGCTCGCCCGCCACTGGCGCTTCGCCGTCGCCGTCCTCTGCCTGCTGCTCGTCGCGGCGGCGCTGGTCGCGACGACGTGGGACGCCGCGCTCGTGCTCGCCTCCGGCGTCCTGCTCGCCATGCTCCGCCCGTTCACCCGCCCCGTCGTCGACGACGTCACCGAGAGGTTCACCGCTCGTGCCTGA
- a CDS encoding extracellular solute-binding protein, whose amino-acid sequence MLGGGGNGGGGVDGEPGVIDEAQSVGAMDDYAAGTTFRATEPVEFSLMYRDHPNYPVQASWLAFEQLAAEQNVSFSRTDVSLADWDQRKALLIGAGDASELIPVTYPGQEVQFVSGGALLPVSDYLEHMPNYTQKVADWGLEEEIESQLRQADGKYYLLPGLREIPDVQYSVAIREDLFEAAGVTQDPADWDEFAEQLAQVDAANPDLSYVWSDRWTDTTPLGATLNFMSPSFGTSGGWGYDNRWYDEGSGEFVLTGTTDAYRDMLTYLAGLVSDGLLDPEITQSDDQAIAKFVSGQTAAIGGNTQEITAYRTQIAESGQDVPIRLITIPGGPYGDYLAGSQLSSGLMISSSAAQQPHFKAMLQFVDWLYYSDEGIEFAQWGVEGETYTKDADGTRTLLPTIGWNALNPDAPERLNADYGFSNGVFLLANGSTTDLLQSVMSEEIREWTDEVLAGKETLPVAPTPQLEELELEQTSLLDTQIGDAVQAATAAFITGQRSLDTWDAYVTEIEGLGATQLIETYNTALERQEG is encoded by the coding sequence GTGCTCGGGGGCGGCGGCAACGGTGGTGGTGGGGTCGACGGCGAACCCGGCGTCATCGACGAGGCGCAGTCGGTCGGTGCGATGGACGACTACGCGGCGGGGACGACGTTCCGCGCCACCGAGCCGGTCGAGTTCTCGCTGATGTACCGCGACCACCCCAACTACCCGGTCCAGGCGAGCTGGCTGGCGTTCGAGCAGCTCGCCGCCGAGCAGAACGTCTCCTTCAGCCGCACCGACGTCTCGCTCGCCGACTGGGACCAGCGCAAGGCGCTGCTCATCGGCGCCGGTGACGCCTCCGAGCTGATCCCGGTGACCTACCCCGGTCAGGAGGTCCAGTTCGTCAGCGGTGGGGCCCTGCTGCCCGTCTCGGACTACCTCGAGCACATGCCGAACTACACCCAGAAGGTCGCCGACTGGGGTCTCGAGGAGGAGATCGAGTCGCAGCTGCGCCAGGCCGACGGCAAGTACTACCTGCTGCCGGGGCTGCGGGAGATCCCCGACGTGCAGTACTCCGTCGCGATCCGCGAGGACCTGTTCGAGGCCGCCGGCGTCACGCAGGACCCGGCGGACTGGGACGAGTTCGCGGAGCAGCTCGCCCAGGTCGACGCCGCCAACCCCGACCTGTCCTACGTCTGGTCCGACCGGTGGACCGACACCACGCCGCTCGGGGCCACCCTCAACTTCATGTCGCCGAGCTTCGGCACCTCGGGCGGCTGGGGCTACGACAACCGCTGGTACGACGAGGGTTCCGGCGAGTTCGTGCTCACCGGCACCACGGACGCCTACCGCGACATGCTCACCTACCTCGCCGGCCTGGTCTCCGACGGCCTGCTCGACCCCGAGATCACGCAGAGCGACGACCAGGCGATCGCCAAGTTCGTCTCGGGCCAGACCGCCGCGATCGGTGGGAACACGCAGGAGATCACCGCCTACCGCACGCAGATCGCCGAGAGCGGGCAGGACGTGCCGATCCGTCTCATCACGATCCCGGGCGGCCCCTACGGCGACTACCTCGCCGGGAGCCAGCTCTCCTCGGGCCTGATGATCTCGAGCTCGGCGGCGCAGCAGCCGCACTTCAAGGCGATGCTGCAGTTCGTCGACTGGCTCTACTACTCCGACGAGGGCATCGAGTTCGCGCAGTGGGGCGTGGAGGGCGAGACCTACACGAAGGACGCCGACGGCACGCGCACGCTGCTGCCGACCATCGGCTGGAACGCCCTGAACCCCGACGCGCCCGAGCGACTGAACGCCGACTACGGCTTCAGCAACGGCGTCTTCCTGCTCGCCAACGGTTCCACCACGGACCTGCTGCAGTCGGTGATGTCGGAGGAGATCCGGGAGTGGACCGACGAGGTGCTCGCGGGCAAGGAGACCCTGCCGGTGGCACCGACGCCGCAGCTCGAGGAGCTCGAGCTCGAGCAGACCTCCCTGCTGGACACCCAGATCGGTGACGCCGTCCAGGCGGCCACCGCGGCGTTCATCACCGGGCAGCGGTCCCTGGACACCTGGGACGCCTACGTCACCGAGATCGAGGGTCTGGGTGCCACGCAGCTGATCGAGACCTACAACACCGCGCTCGAGCGGCAGGAGGGCTGA
- a CDS encoding beta-galactosidase trimerization domain-containing protein: MADGPNRLVRYLPTLLEWGRAFWDAGAQLDVVPVTADLSGYDVVAAPLLHLVVGDLPERLRAVAERGGTVLTGYLSGRADEDDRRFLADVPGPLADLVGVRVTETDAAEPQEANPIVFEDVDADERLEVPGRMIFELLEPREGTDVVARYGADFYAGVPAVTRRSVTVDGAGEPGEAWYLGTQLDQPGLAHVVRRVLARHDLLGPYADVSGLELATRVSPSGEVVDFLLHHGTEAVTVALHAGGRDLLTGSELRTGQTLRLEPADVVVLAR, encoded by the coding sequence ATGGCCGACGGCCCCAACCGCCTCGTGCGCTACCTCCCGACGCTGCTGGAGTGGGGCCGGGCGTTCTGGGACGCGGGTGCGCAGCTCGACGTCGTCCCCGTGACCGCCGACCTGAGCGGCTACGACGTCGTCGCCGCACCGCTGCTGCACCTGGTCGTCGGCGACCTGCCGGAGCGGCTGCGCGCCGTCGCCGAGCGCGGCGGCACCGTCCTGACCGGGTACCTGTCCGGTCGGGCCGACGAGGACGACCGGCGGTTCCTCGCCGACGTCCCCGGCCCGCTGGCCGATCTCGTCGGCGTGCGCGTGACCGAGACCGACGCCGCCGAGCCCCAGGAGGCCAACCCGATCGTGTTCGAGGACGTCGACGCGGACGAGCGGCTGGAGGTGCCCGGCCGCATGATCTTCGAGCTGCTGGAGCCTCGCGAGGGGACGGACGTCGTCGCGCGCTACGGCGCCGACTTCTACGCCGGGGTGCCCGCCGTGACGCGCCGTTCCGTGACGGTGGACGGCGCGGGCGAGCCCGGCGAGGCCTGGTACCTCGGCACCCAGCTCGACCAGCCCGGTCTGGCGCACGTCGTGCGGCGCGTCCTCGCGCGGCACGACCTGCTCGGCCCGTACGCCGACGTGAGCGGCCTCGAGCTCGCGACGCGCGTCTCGCCGTCGGGCGAGGTGGTCGACTTCCTGCTGCACCACGGCACCGAGGCCGTCACGGTCGCGCTGCACGCGGGCGGACGGGATCTCCTCACCGGGAGCGAGCTGCGCACCGGTCAGACGCTGCGGCTCGAGCCCGCCGACGTCGTCGTGCTGGCCCGCTGA